A genomic window from Cotesia glomerata isolate CgM1 linkage group LG7, MPM_Cglom_v2.3, whole genome shotgun sequence includes:
- the LOC123269202 gene encoding uncharacterized protein LOC123269202 gives MARFIMEQDATLITTEILHVAIQYDNLEIVSYLIAKGRVNVNEFYDNRILFFYALKAGSCKIIEFLIDNQAEVSCIYNNMSCLQIMMVHYTTVSANVKYLLMAGYDVNMEDENKKVAADYLEQYNHKRDFVEIVQKHIIKLIAANLYVCSKNKKAALAHKSYNLIYLQCAKEVNLMKLDEASITFDVRVTCHDLLRKSIHKSALRFKYLFRNRFCNFEKPCIPSEILPRLNHYGSIEFRLVKVLERAEFLVKVDDFVIDIAQSLLLDPEVMREFFEYFSNQELKLIPDFL, from the coding sequence ATGGCAAGATTTATCATGGAGCAAGATGCTACTTTAATTACTACTGAAATACTTCATGTAGCTATTCAATATGATAACTTAGAAATAGTTTCGTATTTGATAGCCAAAGGTAGGGTCAATGTAAATGAGTTTTATGACAATCGAATACTGTTTTTTTACGCTTTGAAAGCTGGTAGTTGTAAAATCATTGAGTTTCTAATTGATAACCAAGCTGAAGTCAgttgtatttataataacatGAGCTGCCTACAAATTATGATGGTGCATTATACAACCGTATCAGCTAATGTTAAGTATCTACTAATGGCTGGTTATGATGTCAACATGGAAGATGAGAACAAAAAAGTTGCCGCTGATTATCTGGAACAATATAATCATAAACGTGATTTTGTTGAGATTGTTCAAAAGCACATTATCAAATTAATAGCCGCAAATTTGTACGTatgttcaaaaaataaaaaagcggCTCTTGCTCACAagagttataatttaatttatcttcaGTGTGCTAAAGAAGTCAATTTGATGAAGCTTGATGAAGCGTCGATTACTTTTGATGTTAGAGTAACTTGTCATGATTTGTTGAGAAAATCAATTCATAAATCAGCTTTGAGATTCAAGTATTTGTTTCGAAATagattttgtaattttgagaAACCATGTATTCCGTCAGAAATTTTACCTAGGCTTAATCATTACGGAAGTATAGAGTTTCGGCTTGTAAAAGTGTTAGAAAGAGCAGAATTCTTAGTCAAAGTAGAcgattttgttattgatattgCTCAAAGTTTGTTATTAGATCCGGAAGTTATGCgggaattttttgaatattttagtaATCAAGAGTTGAAGTTAATTCCTGATTTcttataa
- the LOC123269733 gene encoding putative ankyrin repeat protein RF_0381 translates to MDSKQGNENAAKVNRRLLYNAVVSRNIEQVKILINRGVSLNTILDGDITPLCLAIKTDNIELSKYLLDKGADINYSFGGKMPLHLAITYSSFDFVKYLVDKSANINAIISKKTPLHVAISEGNDEIIKYLLDKGANINPICINCAIKSPLHLAVRLRNLNIIKYLIDRGANINFASENKTPIHLAVERNNIKLLKQLLSKGASLNFVDNNQSPLHLAINNNNQNSKAFIKQASLRNNNNKIVKLLLKNGADIDAFCDNKTSLNLAIIHKNLKSVRDLVHRGANVNLISNENGADLTAICDREILLGVAACRNPFEIAQYLLEKLLPVTKDRLFLRPLIITCCKQSEACQITIRM, encoded by the exons atggATTCAAAACAAGGAAATGAAAATGCGGCTAAGGTAAACAGAAGATTACTATACAACGCTGTAGTATCCCGTAACATAGAACAGGTTAAGATTCTAATAAATAGAGGAGTTTCTTTAAATACTATATTAGACGGTGACATTACACCGTTATGTTTAGCTATTAAAACCGATAACATTGAACTATCAAAATATCTGTTAGACAAAGGAGCAGATATTAATTATAGCTTCGGTGGCAAAATGCCTTTGCATTTAGCAATTACTTATAGTAGTTTTGattttgtcaaatatttaGTAGATAAAAGTGCCAACATCAATgctattattagtaaaaaaactcCATTGCACGTAGCTATTTCAGAAGGAAacgatgaaattattaaatatctattGGATAAAGGTGCTAATATAAATCCTATTTGTATTAATTGTGCTATCAAATCACCATTACATCTTGCTGTGCGTCttcgaaatttgaatattatcaaatatctgatAGATAGAG gcgctaatattaattttgcttCTGAAAATAAAACTCCTATACATTTAGCAGTGGAgcgtaataatataaaattactaaaacaATTGCTATCTAAGGGCGCTAGTTTAAACTTCGTTGATAACAATCAATCACCATTGCATTTAgcaattaacaataataatcaaaatagtAAAGCTTTTATTAAACAAGCGT CTCTtcgtaataataacaacaagaTAGTTAAATTGTTGTTAAAGAATGGTGCTGACATTGATGCCTTTTGCGACAACAAAACGTCACTAAATTTAGCAATCATTCACAAAAACTTAAAATCAGTTCGAGATTTGGTTCACAGAGGCGCTAATGTGAATCTTATTTCTAATG agAATGGTGCTGATCTGACTGCTATTTGTGACCGTGAAATTCTACTTGGTGTGGCCGCTTGTAGAAACCCGTTCGAAATAGCTCAATATTTGTTAGAAAAACTTCTACCAGTGACAAAAGATCGTTTATTCCTGAGGCCGCTGATCATTACATGTTGCAAGCAGTCAGAAGCTTGTCAAATAACCATACGGATGTGA